One genomic segment of Chelonia mydas isolate rCheMyd1 chromosome 1, rCheMyd1.pri.v2, whole genome shotgun sequence includes these proteins:
- the LOC119565315 gene encoding olfactory receptor 52K2-like: MSTFNETCPNPSTFLLTGIPSLESEHVWISIPFCLMYLIALLGNGTVLFVVKQEETLHEPMYYFLSMLAVIDLVLSTAIVPKMLSIFWLDSREISFGACFLQMFFIHTFTIVESGVLLAMSFDRYVAICNPLRYKTILTSSKIAQIGLLSLARGVGVVTPLTCLLTSLPYCKTNVIPHSYCEHMAMMELAHTDMAFSHLYSITMATALVGIDFIFITCSYGIILRSVLRLSTQEARLKAFSTCGSHVCVILLFYLGGLLPMYLHILDLSLAPHTQVLVADLYLVVPPMLNPVIYGMKSKQIRKRVFKLFGQRKILAEASM; the protein is encoded by the coding sequence ATGTCAACCTTCAATGAGACCTGCCCTAACCCCTCTACGTTCCTGCTGACCGGCATCCCCAGCCTGGAATCTGagcatgtctggatctccatccccttctgcctCATGTATCTGATTGCTCTGCTAGGAAATGGTACTGTTCTCTTCGTTGTAAAGCAGGAGGAGaccctccatgagcccatgtactatttcctctccATGCTGGCAGTCATTGATTTGGTTCTCTCAACTGCCATTGtccccaaaatgctgagcatcttctggctGGATTCCAGAGAGATCAGCTTCGGGGCCTGCTTCCTCCAGATGTTCTTCATCCACACCTTCACTATAGTGGAGTCGGGGGTGCTCTTGGCCATGTCTTTCGACCGATACGTGGCTATCTGCAACCCCTTGAGATACAAGACTATCTTAACCAGCTCAAAGATTGCCCAGATTGGGCTGCTGTCCCTTGCTAGAGGAGTGGGGGTTGTGACACCCTTAACCTGCCTTCTAACCAGTCTGCCCTACTGTAAAACGAATGTCATCCCTCATTCCTATTGCGAGCACATGGCCATGATGGAGCTGGCCCACACAGACATGGCATTCAGCCACCTGTACAGCATCACTATGGCCACAGCCCTAGTGGGGATAGACTTCATCTTCATCACCTGCTCTTACGGCATAATCCTCCGCTCCGTCCTACGGCTCTCGACTCAGGAAGCGCGTCTCAAGGCCTTCAGCACCTGCGGTTCCCATGTCTGTGTCATCCTGCTCTTCTACTTGGGAGGGCTCCTTCCTATGTACCTGCATATTTTGGACCTCAGCCTTGCTCCTCACACCCAGGTCTTGGTGGCTGACCTGTACCTCGTTGTTCCCCCCATGCTAAACCCAGTCATCTACGGCATGAAGTCCAAGCAGATCCGGAAACGGGTCTTTAAGCTCTTTGGCCAAAGAAAGATCTTAGCAGAAGCCAGTATGTAG